In Segatella copri, the DNA window GATGCAGCCTGGTGTCTGTTCCCTACACAGAAGAATGGTGATGGAGAATACGGTTTGCCGAGCATAGAGCCAACGGAAGTAGAAATACCTACTATCCTGGCTACGGAATCAACCCTGAAATCGGAAGTCATTCGGCTGATGCCGACCATACAGGGAAGCCCCGCCTCTCATGTTTATCTCCGCCTCGTGCTCCCTGACGAGACCTTGCAGGAGTATGACATCACCGCCCCTGCGATGAAGGTTGGAGGAAAGTATGAGTTGCGGCTCAACTACAACCAAATGCAGCCAAAGATGAATCTGGAAGCTACCATCAACGGTTGGACGAACCTCAACAATGAAGTAGAAATCAAATAATAATAATAACATTTAAAATATTGATAAAATGAAAAAGATGACGAAGTTTTTCGCCCTTGCACTCTTGGCAGGTGCAATGGTTTCATGCAGTACAGAAGACACCGCACCTTCTACCCAGAACGATAAGGTAGCCGTGCAGTTTACTGGTGGTATCAGCGTAAACACCCGTGCTGCCGGTCAAGCCTGGGCTGTTGGTGACAAGATTGGTATCTTCATGACAGAAGCAGGCAAGACACTCTCTGCGGATGCAATCAAAGAGGGTGTTGACAATGTTTGCTATCAGTCAAATGGAAGTATAGCCTTTTCACCTGTTTCTGGTGGTAAGACTGTTTTCTTCCCGATAGATGGAGATGTGGACTTCTATTCTTACTATCCACAGGCCACTGTCAATGACTACAAGGTTGCACTTGATGTAACAGACCAAACGAAACAAGAAACTATCGACTTCATGTATGCCAAGACAGAAGGCTGCAACAAAGCTACGCCACAGGTTGACTTGAAGTTCTTCCATAAGTTAAGCAATCTTATTTTGGATGTTCAACCAGGTAACGGTCTCACGCAAGAAGACCTTAAGAAAATGACTGTGACAGTGAAAGGCCAGAATACCAAAGCCACTTTCAATCTTGTGGATGGAACTATCTCTGGTGAAGAAACTCCTGCGGACATCACGATGAAAACTACCGAAGCTGGCAAGCTGTATGAGGCAATCCTGCTCCCTACAGAAGAAGCAAGCCGAGTGATAGAGTTTGACCTCAAGAATGGTTACGACGCTCCTTTTGTATGGACAATGCCTGTAAAACTTGAGGGTGGCAAAAGATACCACTATACAGTAGTAAAATTGAGTCGTTCTGCCGTAGATATTTCTGGAACCATTAAGCCTTGGACAGAGGCAGGAGACAATAATGAACATATAGCACAATAACAACACTTAAAATATAACGTTTATGAAGAAGTTTAAAATCTTATACATCGCAGCCGCAGCATTGCTGTTTGCAGCTTGCGCTAACGAAGAAGACGGTATCGGCAACAATGGTCCTGTTGCTGCTACCGTACAGGCGGATATTGTTAAAAACATCACACGTGCCACCACTGACGATACATGGTCTAAGAATGATGCCATTGGCGTAAATGTCACATCAACAGGCAATACAACAGGAGACAACAAAAAGTATGTAACAACAAATGGGGATGGTACTTTTGAAGCTGCTGACAATAACAACATCATCTATTTCAAGGACAACAAAGAGACAACATTTAGTGCATACTATCCTTATAACAAATTCTTAACTGATGGTAAAATGAATTGGAATATAGCTGAGGTAGTAGCAAACCAACCTTGTAAGGCTGATGTACTTTTTGCCTCAGGAGCTACTGCAAGCAAAGCATCTCCAATTGTGAATTTTACAGATATCGAACATCGCTTTAAGCATTGTATGAGTTTGGTTGAATTCAAAATTAAACCAGGGCAGGGTGTCAAATATAACAATTATAAATTCAATAGCTTGAATATGAAAGGAATATTTACAAGCGGTAAATTTGACACAAGAACAGGTTCGGTTGAAACTATTGGTGACAGAGCTACTCTTACTCATCCTTTTTATGATGTACCTTTTGAAAACGAAGAAAGTTTTGCTTATATCATGTTGCCGCAAAGCCTTGAAAGCAATAAAATGGATATAGAGATTTACTTGTTGTTGAATGATAGCGAAGTAAAATACACAACCTCTATAACACCATCCACCAATGGACAATTTGAAGGTGGCAAAAAATATACATACAACATAACTGTTAAAAATACTGGGATTACTATAGAAAATGCTAACATAGTTCCTTGGGGAAATGGTGATTCAAGTGATTTAGATGCAGAAATAGAACAATAAAGTACTGAAAATAGGAAATACAGGGTTAGTGAGCTTGGCCGCTCACTAACTCACTAACAATAAAAACTGAAGATTATGAAGACGATAAAACAAAGAATTTCCTATGCGGTAATGGGCCTTATGGCTATGGGCTTTACTGCATGTACGCAAAATGAAGATATGGCTCCAACGCTGAATGGGCAGGAAATCAATGCAACTTTCTCTGTTGGAGGTATGCAGACTCGTGTCAATACATTAGGGGCTGGCAACATTTGGGAGAATAAGGACCGAATAAGGGTACTGCAAATTTTCGGTGATGAAACAACTAAAACTGGTGAATATAAATATGTGGAAGAAAATGGGTTATACCGTTGGGAACCTACCGTAAGACTTCGTTGGGAAAAAGTAGGAAAGCGTGATTTGATTGCTTGGTATCCTTCTGATATAGACATTCCTCATATCTATAATTTGCATACAGACCAAAGTGATGAGACTAAGTTGAAAGCTGCAGATTTAATAAACGGATATTGGTACGATGTCCCTAAAGATTATGTAGATATTCCAATGAAGCATCGTATGTCTATGGTTACAATAGTATATCATGTTGGTACTGCAGATTATCCTAATATGGATATGAGTGAACCACAAGTGTATTCTAAACACAACAGTGTTAGATTTGACAGAGACCAAATCCATGGGCAATTTGAAATGAGTACACCTACAGGTAATCCAGATTGGGTACAAGCCTGTAAGCATGACGGCGATATGTTTTCAGCAATCGTTATCCCTGGTTCATACAAAACTGGCGAGATTTTCGTGAAATTCAAGATAGGCGATAAAAACTTCCATGCAAAAATGAAGTCAGATACAGACTTTGAAGAGGGTAAACGCTACACCTACAAACTCGATGTAGGAAAAGACAAAGTTGAACTGACAAGAATCAGCATAGATGATATGACTGGTTGGACAAACGAAGATGAACTCAAATAAACAATGGAGGATATAACTATGCGCAAGATATTTCAATACATCATGCTGGCAGTCGTTACCATAGTAATGGCGTCATGCACAAGTGATATAGAAGAAACAACCGCAGCAACAGGCAAGAGCAACGTACAGTTAGTTGTAGGTGAATTTCCTGCATTCGGAGATTCACAGACTCGTGCTATTGGTACACCTGATGAAGGCAAGACTTCATGGGCAGAAGGAGATGAGTTGCTTCTGGAGATGACCAGTAAGACTTTAGGGACTAAGTATGCTGCTTTTAAATATAATGGCAGTAGCTGGGAATTGACAAGTGGCGAGTTGTCTTATAAAGAAGACGAAGTGCCAACCTTTCCTCATGTATATTATGCCCCTAATTACAAATGGGAAGCCGGCAAATTAGTTTTGAAAGAAGGTAAGGCTGCTGGAACCGATGAATACATCGAGGGAAAAGCCAATATCACCCCTAATGGTCAGGCTATAACCGTAGAATTTTCCAAGGCAACACGCAACTATTCACGCTTGCGCATTGCGACAAATTATAGTGAGGACATTACTGTTACAGTTAGTAATTTTAGTCCAGGCAATACTGTTGCCCTAACAGACAACACCTATACCTTGACTCCAGACAATAACGGTAATGTCTATTTGTATGGTCATTTTACTGTTCAAACCTCTATTGGTATAAAATTGAAAGAGTATTCTTTACTTAATTATACATTTAGAGAAAGTACGATTGATGGCAAAAGTTATGCTTTGGATGCAAATGTTGTCTTTGCAGACAACATGGAGGCTGAAGATCTTGGGAAAACTATTAAGGAGCAATTGGATGCAGGAAAAACGAATATTAAACTCATACTTGCTTCTGATGCAGGAGAGAATGTATTTGCCATAATTAAAGATGCTTTATATGGTGGAACAGCAGGTAGCATAAACCTTTCTTTAATAGGATGCAAGGAGATTCCGACAAAAGGATTGAGTAATTGGGACGGCAAGTTAGATGCTTTAAAATCCATTTATTTACCAGATATTACAAGAATTGGAGTAGAAGGTTTAGCCTATTGTGTATATTTGGAAGAAATAAATACTCCAAATGTAACTTCAATACACGAGAATGCTTTTGGGGGATGTACAAACTTACAAAAAATTACTTTTGGAGAGCTAACTGAAGTGAAAGGGCTATCTCATGACTATGACGGAATCCTTGACCCTGGGGTAGACACTGAACGTATAAATTTAGTTTTGTCAGAGAACCAAAAAGTTATGACAAAAAACAGGCAAGGAAATGAATATTTTTGGACTCCGACAAAAGAATATTATAAAGGGAGCGTTGAGTATGGCATCCCATCGTTTCTCGAATATAAATTCAATTCCGTGAGCTTAAAAAAATAAGTTCGTAGTTTTTAGTACTAGTCCACATTCTATTATGTAGAATTTGGTTGCTTTTATTAGAAATTACCTATACTGGTTTGCATTGTGTGCTCTTTTCTTAATCGGGAAACGACAAGGGTCTATATGCCACGATGAAAAGGTGGCGTATAGACCCTTGATTATATGGTGATATTCGTAATCTACATCTCTGCTTTCAGCAGCTTTATCTCCTCTGACGTCAGCCCCGTCATATCCATGATAGACGCTTCATCCATACCCTTTGCCAGCATCTTCCTGGCAATTTCAAGGCTTCGCAGGTTCATGCCTTCAGCTCTGCCTTCTTCTCTACCTTTCTCCATACCTTTTTCCATACCTTCCTTCATACCAATTTCCTTACCCTCAGCTATACCTTCACGCTTAGCAGTGTCTACGGAATTCTTGATGTCGCGATATGCCATCTTGCTGGTCTCGTACTCCCTCATTTCCTGCGGAGTAAACTTGGCTATCTCGGCTTCCTCGAAGAGACGGTCGAAGACCTTGTCGCACAGTTCTTTAGGGCGCTGGGTAAGTTTATAGAGATTCTTCAGTGCATAGAGCCACTTCTCGTAGAGCGTATCCAGTTCTTCCAGGGATTTGTTGAACTTGGAAATCTCTACATAGATATATTCGAGTTTGTCGTAAAATACTTTGTGGGTAGCTGTGTCGCACAACTGCACATGATGGCGGATTTTCTCCTTGTCGAATGCATCCTCGTTCATGCTGAAGTTGAGCAGGGCAATGGTATAGATATGATTGAGCTTGAAATCCCACTCATTCCCCTTGGGCGCCTGTTCTCGGATAGGGAAGGTGGAGTAGAAGAGGGCGCGATCCTTGAAATACGTCTGGTAGGCATTCTGCATTTCAACGATGAACTTCTCGCCGTTTTCGCCCTCGCAATATACATCAAAGATGGCTCTGCGGTCGGTATATACATCTCCCACATGCTCTGGATTCAGATACGACACGTCCTTCACAACCTGTCTGCCATTAAACAAGCTGTTGAGGAAGCAAATGAGCAAATCCTTGTTCATTGCTGTTCCGAAAATTCGCTTGAAACCGAAGTCGGTCAGCAAGCTGATATATCTTTCTTCTACCTGTTTCATAATCATCTGTATTAAAAATCCATGCCGCAAAGTTACGACTTTATTTTCAAACCCGCAAGAGATTTCAGTGAAAAGTTTATGAAAAAGTAAGAGATTGCGTTTCTTATGTGACAGGACAAGGGTCTATATGCCACGATGAACAGGTGGCGTATAGACCCTTCATTTGTGGCATGGAATGGCTATCTTTTATCTTTTAAAATACGGGAATCCAAATTTTCCCGAAACTTTTCTCCCGTTTTCTTTGCACTTTCAAAATAAAAGCTTATCTTTGCAACCAACAAGAAGTAGAACTTTAAAATGAATAAGTATGGCTTTAAAAATTAAAACTCGTGAAGAAGCAATTGCTGTATTACGAGATATGGTTAGACGTAAAAAAGAAATGGAAGCAAAGGCTCAAATAGACTTTGCTAAAGCACGAGAGGAGGCTGCAGACTGTTATGCATGCCTTTAACTTAACTCGCCTCAATTTTCATTCTCCTTATAAGGTCTGGATAGATAATGGATCATATAAGTTCTTAACAGATTATGGTGTTCAGTATCGAATAGAATTTGTAGAAAACAATAATATTTGGGAGGATGAAAAAGCGTATGAATTCGGCATTCTCAATGAAAACAAGAAGAATTCTCCTAACGATTCTAAAGTTAAAGCAACTATACAATGTATTATAGAGGAATTCTTTCTTACGAATCCAGATATACTTCTATATCAATGTGAAACGGGTGATAGCAGACAGGCTATGCGAGCTCGCCTTTTTACCAGATGGTTTAACGAATTCGATAAACGAGATCGTTTTTGTGTCAAGGTTTCTATTCTTAGGGATGAAGAAGTTGACAATTACATAGCCATTATAGTTCAAAAGAGTAATCCTAAGTTGAATGACATTCTTCGAGATTTTGATGAGTTTATCGGTTTCTTTGATACAAAGCCCGAATAATATAGTAAATCTGCAATTAACTTGGTTGGCAAGGGTCTATATGCCACGATGAACAGGTGGCGTATAGACCCTTGATTATATGGTGATATTTGTAATCTACCTGGCATCAAACCAAAGTAGTCATTTTCAGAAAATCTCGCAGATGAATGTGCTTAATGCCATCAATATTGGTTTGACCATAAAGCCTATCCATAGAAATCACGTATTTGGGATGACTGTCTTTTATCAGTTTCAAATTGCCGAATTCACGCTCTACCGTTTCCTCAGAAGCCAGCAGATAGGTAACTTGCACATACGCCACACTATCCGCTTTTTCGGCAACAAAATCAATCTCAGCCTTATACATCTGACCAACATATACTTTATACCCCATCCTGCACAAATGGATATATACAGCGTTCTCCATCACCTTTTCGATATCAAAACGCCTGTTGCCACCTATAATATGATTCCTGATTCCCAGGTCTTCGAAATAGAACTTGTCGCCTAACTCGAAAAGTCGCTTGCCATGAATGTCGTATCTGTTAACTCGATCGATAATAAAAGCATTGCTTAAATACTCCAAATACGTGAGAATCATCTTGGCAGACGTTTCGGTGTTCTGGCTTTTCAGAAATTTTACAATACTCGTTGCTGAGAATTGTTTACCGATATTATCACTCACAAACTTCAGCAGCGTTCGCAACAATGGTATGTTTCTGATGTTTTCTCGCTCTATGATATCACGAAGTACTATCGTATTATACACATTGTCAAGATAATCTTCTACCAAATCCGTATTTTCCAATCCAAAACTGCGCAACTGAGGGAGCCCGCCATACTGCAGATACAGGTTCAAGGAAGCATCATCATTCCACGTCCAAACATGCGTTCGATACGATTGGAATACCCTAGTCTTTCTAATATTTTTTGTTTCATACGAGTAAAACTTTTCGCAAAGATACTCTTTTTGTTTCACATAAGTAACAAAAACGATAGGTTTTTTGTTTTTATTACTTATAATTAACAGGTTTGGTGCACATTGCGCCTCACGGGAAAACGACAAGGGTCTATATGCCACGATGAGAGGTGGGCGTATAGACCCTTCAGTCAAGCAGCTCGGCTCTTGATGCTGGTGCTGAGGTTACAGCAGGTTTGAAAGTGGGTCCATTCCACATGGATGCCAAAATGAACTGAAGAAAGAACTATAAGAAGATAGGTCTAGCGACCCCGCAAAGAGCGGTGTAGCTAGACCTGTTTTTATATTATTTCTCGGCAAAATCTTCTTTTGCATAAAATGTGTTATTTTGCATAGAACGTAAACTTGTTCTTGTAGTCTCTGTTCACGCAGACGGTTGCCTTGCGCTGGGAGAGATTGTATACCACCGACCACTGGGTATGGCTCGTTGGATTGCCTGGAGTTTCTGCCTGACTCACACCATTGAGCAGATTCATGGCTCCTTCCTCTGACAACTGGTTACTGTTCTGCTTGATGACGAATTCCATTATGTCGTAGCGGGTCTTGCCGTGGTTCGAGAGTTTCGGACCTTTATCTGAACATGCCATGGTTTCAGATACATAGAAGTTGCTGGCATAGCGCTTTTCTATCACCTCGCGGGTGTTTGGCAATACGTCAGGATATTTGAAATGAGTCTTTCCGTCTTCACCCGTATATTCATCGTCGATGTAAATCTTGCTTTGGTGATCCTTGTCATATACGAATTCTACGATGGCATAACGGCCCGTGGCATCTGCCATGTAGAAATGATAGTTGCCGTCATTATCCGGTATCCAGAGGTCATATCCGTCCAGAATCTTGAGAGCTTCATCTACCGTCTTGGCATGATCCAGCATCATGCGTAAGGCCAGGGTTGTAGTCAGTTTCTTGCCCGTGCTTGCCTGCTGGGTTGGTTTGCCGTCAAGATGAAGAACGGAAACGGCAAAGCCTGCCTCGTTCATGCCGTCCATCAGAAGATATGGGAATGCCATGATATAGGAAAGGTCTTGTGTCTTATACTTCTCAAACTGTTCCTTGTTATATAGAATGTAATGCCAGAGATCCTGTCGGTAACCTATCCAGTAGGCATCCACCATGCTGATGGATTTCAGTCCACCTTCTGGAGCCGTGCGAACCAGGGCTGCTGCAATCGGTTCATTATCGTGAGAGTAGTCAAAGTTGCGCCCCATCAGATAATCACCAGTATCTGGTGTCGTAACAGCAAAAGCACTGCAGCCGGCATCCAGCTTGACTCTTGCCTTGAGCCAGGATGGTGTTTTGTCGCAGAGGGTTTTCAATACGGCACCAATCAGTTGGGTGTTGTCGGTAAGATTATAGCCTGATATGGTAGAGAGTTTGTAATCCTCCGTATAGTCAAGATAGAAGAATCTTCCGTCTTTCAAGTCCTGGATGGACCGGACCATCTCCAGTTTCTTGGCATCGGTCAGTAGACTGGCTGGTACGTCCTGATAGTGTGCCTGATAGTTTACTTCTTCATGGTCATCATCGCTGCATGAAGATAGCAGAAACATACAGAATGTGATGCTGAAACTTAAGCATAAAAACAGAAACCATTGTATGTGCTTACTGTTGAAAGTGATATTCTTTTTCATACCTAATTAGTATTAAATGATTGATAAATGATTTGAATTTTCAAATGCAAAAGTAATGGAAAACCACTCTCGGTAGGGAGAAAAGTACACTGAAAAATGCTGATTTTTCTGGAATTATAAAAAAATATCCCTCAAAATACATCAAAACCAATCCTTTTTATTATTTTTGCAAGAAGAAAAAGCGATTCGTCTGTCTGTGCAAAATGATTCGTCAGTCAGGGCAAACCTGCCTCATCTGTCAATACGAAATAATTTATCTATCCATTATGAATATGAAAGAAAAGAACGCAAAGAAATCTAAGATACATCAGTTAGGATTCTCTTTCCTGAAGAGAGAATCTAATTACTTGGACCGCCAACGTCAAGCTATCCTTGTGTGTTTCTCCGTGATGCTCTCTTTGGGCATCCTGTCAAATATCCTGGGCTTTTCTGGAGCCTTTGATCCGTTTTTTACCGTGTCTAACATCGTTTTTCTTATTGTCGTGTTATCCTCCTTCATGGCTTATCTCTTCGGGAAAATCCCAATGGTGAGGGCAATCGTTTGTATCGCTATCGCCACCCAGTGCTTTATTGGAGCCGATATCCTCTACAGTGCCTTTATGCCTACGCTGAAAGATAACAGAATGGTGATTCTCATCAATATGCTTATCCTTTCAGGCAACATGTTTTTCTCGCTGGCGGCTTATCAGGCGCGTCTCACACGCTGGCTGGTGGGAATAGCTTTTGGGGTTTATATATTGAGTGTGATTGTAACGGGGGATGAATCGCTCATGGATTATTTCTTCATGATGATGCTCATATTGCTTTTTATCAGCGTGCTGAGTCTGGCTGTTGCCAGAAACGGTGAGTATCTTGTCAATGCGAACAGAACGTTGCAGCGTGATGAGGAAGAACTGCTCCAGGTGCTGAAGATTAACAAAAAGCAGATTAAGGCATACGTGGCTCTGGCGAAGGAAAGGCATGATGTTAAACTTACCGCGCATTTGCTGGATCTTCTGGGTGAGGCTTCGCAGAAGAATGTCATAGACAATGTGATGCAATATCTCCAGACCCGCGAATTGAGCAAACAGAACATAGAACGCGTCTTTCCCGAGTTGAGTGCCTCTGAACAGGAAATCTGTTACCTTATCCTGCAGAACAGAAAGCTGAGTGAGATTTGCACGCTGCTCAACAAGTCGGAATCGAACATCACTACCCAGCGGGCCAACATCAGAAAGAAGTTGGGAATGGGCTCTGCTGATAACCTGAAGAAGGTTCTGGAGAAGCGCATAGCTGAAAGCCAGTAGGCCGATGAGGCTGATACTGAACCATATCCTGTTATTTTCGGAAATTTTGAACATATTGTGATAAGATGTGAATAGTCATTTATCACCGAAAAGCCGTACCTTTGCACCCAGATAATGAATGAAACGTAAATCAATAGAAATCATTAAGAAGAAATGAAGAAAATAATCATCTTATGTTTCGCGCTCGGAGCTTTCCATACTCTTGGCGCACAGGAGACGCTTACGCTCAGCCAGTGTCTGCAGATGGCAGTGGATAATAACCTGTCGCTCCAGAGCAGCCGAAACGAAATAGCTAAGGGAAAGTACGCTATCAGCGAAAATCAGGCTAAACTCTATCCGCAGATCAATGCGGTGGCACAGCTCAACGACAACTTTACGCCGCCTGTTTCGGTTACCGACGGCTCGGCTTACGGCAAGCCTTATAATGTAACCAAGACGTTGCAGTATAATACATCGGCGGGTGTACAATTGCAGATGCCACTGTATAACCAGATGATTCTTACCGCCATCGATATTACCAAGATTGCCGATAAACTCAACCAACTCTCTTATGAGAAGGCGCGTGAAGACCTCATCGTGCAGACTGCCAAGATGTATTACATGGCGCAGAACACATCTGAGCAGATTCGGCTGACGGATGACAACATCAAGCGACTGGTAGAACTCAGAAACATCACCCAGGCATTCTATGACAACCAGATGAGTCTGGAGGTCGATCTGAAGCGTGTGAATCTCAATATCGAGAACCTCACCGTGCAGCGCGATAACGCCATCGCCATGCTCGAACAGCAGTATACCATGCTCAAGTATGTGATAGATTATCCTGCCGAGAAGGAGATGAAGGTGACAGCCGTAGATCCGGGAAAGATTGAGATGGTGAAGGCTGACGGACTGGATACGGGACTCTACGAACTCCAGTTGCTGGAACAGAAGAAACTGCTCACCCAGAAGCAGACCAAACTAGCCAAGGACGGCTATCTGCCATCGCTCTCGCTGACCGGAAACCTGATGTATTCTGCCTTTACCGATAGGATTGATCACTGGATTCATTCGGGCGAATCAAACCACTGGTATGGGTCCAATGGTCTGGGCATCCAGCTGCGAGTGCCTGTATTCGATGGTTTTGAAAAGCGTTCTAAAATCAGAAAGGCGAAGATAGAGGAGGAGAATGCACGCATCGGTTACGAGGACGCCCTGAAGGGACTGCAGGCAAACTATATGAATGCGGTGAGCGAGGTGAACAACAGTCAGCGCAACTACAAGAAACAGTTTGATAATTATACCATGGCGCAGGATGTTTACAACGTAACAGCCGACCAGTATAAGGAGGGTGTGGCTTCGATGACAGCGGTGCTGCAGGACGAGATGCGCATGAGTGAGGCGATGAACAATTATCTCACAGCCTACTATCGCTACAAGGTTGCCAATCTCTCGCTGCTCAAGCTGACTGGACAGCTCAACCAGATTTCGGTTGCTAAATAACGGAGAAGAATAAATCATTAAAAAATATAATATAAACAGGAAAACGGGATGTAAAAAAGTTTACTTCATATTCCCTGATTCCAAATTACAATATAACTATGGAACAGAACGAAAATAAAAATGTAGAAACAGCAGAGGCTACACAGGTATCTCACGAAGAAACCAGGAAGAAACTCAAGAAACAGCGCGTAAGACAGATTGTTGCCAGTCTGATAGGTGTTGCTATTCTGGCTTTCGGACTCTGGAAAATCGTATGCCTCTTCCTCGATTATAACTCTAACGAAACGAGCAATGATGCTCAGATAGAGCAATATATCTCGCCGGTTAATCTCCGTGCATCCGGCTATATCGCCAAGGTATGCTTCAGAGAACATCAGGAAGTACACAAGGGAGATACCCTCCTTGTGCTCGACGACCGGGAGTATCGTATCCGTCTGATGGAGGCTGAAGCAGCCCTCAAGGATGCCAAGGCAGGAGCCAATGTCATCAACGCTACAGAGCAGACCACCGAGACATCAGCTTCTATCTATCAGGCATCTATCGATGAAATAAATGTACGACTTGCCAAACTTGCCAAGGACTGCGAACGCTATCGCAACCTGGTAGAAAAGAAGGCGGCTACTCCTATCCAGCTCGAACAGCTGGAGGTGGAATATGCAGCTACCAGGAAGAAACTTGAAGGGGTAAAGAAGCAGCAGGCTGCTGCCTATAAGGGAGTAAACGAGGTAACTACCCGCAAGCAGAATGTGGCTGCCTCCATCGAGCGTGCCGAGGCTGCCGTAGAGATGGCAAAGCTGAATCTCTCTTACTGTGTGGTTGTGGCCCCTTGCGACGGTAAACTGGGTCGCCGCTCTATCGAGGAGGGACAGATGGTGAATGCAGGAACCACCATTACCTACATCATTCCAACCAACAACAAATGGGTGATTGCCAACTATAAGGAAACCCAGATAGAGAATCTCTATGTAGGACAGAAGGTGCGTATGACCGTAGATGCCATCAGTAACAAGGAGTTTGAGGGTACGGTGACCGCCATTTCTGGTGCTACCGGTTCGAAATATTCGCTGGTACCTACAGACAATTCGGCTGGCAACTTTGTCAAGATTCAGCAGCGTGTGCCTGTAAGAATCGATTTCAACAACCTCAGCAAAGAGGATAATGAGCATCTTGCTGCCGGCATGATGGTGGTTGTCAAGGCTGAGAGAAAGTAAAAAACAGCTAGATGGAAATGAAGTAATATATGGAAGAAGAATATAAGAATTATCCGTTTTATGATTGGGTGCCCAAACCGCTCGGCATCATCTTCATGATCATCCTCTTCGTGCCGATGATTACGATGAGTGGCGTCTATTCTGCCAACAGCGGCGAGATGATGAGCGGGCTCGGCATCCAGTCGGAATACATCGCCTTTGCGGGCTTCTGTACCTCGATAGGAATGGCGGCTTTCTCGCCGTTCTTCTATGATCTGGTGTGCATCCGTAGAGAGAAGATGATGTGTATCGTGGGCTTCTCCATTCTCTTTATCCTCAGTTTCGTGTGTGCCCAGACCGACTCGCTGTTTATACTCGGACTGTGCAGTCTGCTGATGGGTTTTGTCCGCCAGACGTTGCTGATGGCGCATCTCTTTGTGCTCATCAGATACGGTTTCGGAATAGAGGCTACGAGGAATATCACGCCGGGATGTGAGCCTACTACCGAGGAAGCATGGGATGCGGTAGATTCGGAGAAGATGGTTTCGCAGCCGGTCATCTATCTCTTCTTCATGATTATCGGACAGTTGGGAACCTGGCTAACGGCATGGCTTGCCTATGCCTATGAGTGGCAGTATGTTTATCATTTCATGATGGCATTC includes these proteins:
- a CDS encoding ATP-binding protein is translated as MVEDYLDNVYNTIVLRDIIERENIRNIPLLRTLLKFVSDNIGKQFSATSIVKFLKSQNTETSAKMILTYLEYLSNAFIIDRVNRYDIHGKRLFELGDKFYFEDLGIRNHIIGGNRRFDIEKVMENAVYIHLCRMGYKVYVGQMYKAEIDFVAEKADSVAYVQVTYLLASEETVEREFGNLKLIKDSHPKYVISMDRLYGQTNIDGIKHIHLRDFLKMTTLV
- a CDS encoding carcinine hydrolase/isopenicillin-N N-acyltransferase family protein produces the protein MKKNITFNSKHIQWFLFLCLSFSITFCMFLLSSCSDDDHEEVNYQAHYQDVPASLLTDAKKLEMVRSIQDLKDGRFFYLDYTEDYKLSTISGYNLTDNTQLIGAVLKTLCDKTPSWLKARVKLDAGCSAFAVTTPDTGDYLMGRNFDYSHDNEPIAAALVRTAPEGGLKSISMVDAYWIGYRQDLWHYILYNKEQFEKYKTQDLSYIMAFPYLLMDGMNEAGFAVSVLHLDGKPTQQASTGKKLTTTLALRMMLDHAKTVDEALKILDGYDLWIPDNDGNYHFYMADATGRYAIVEFVYDKDHQSKIYIDDEYTGEDGKTHFKYPDVLPNTREVIEKRYASNFYVSETMACSDKGPKLSNHGKTRYDIMEFVIKQNSNQLSEEGAMNLLNGVSQAETPGNPTSHTQWSVVYNLSQRKATVCVNRDYKNKFTFYAK
- a CDS encoding helix-turn-helix transcriptional regulator, whose translation is MKEKNAKKSKIHQLGFSFLKRESNYLDRQRQAILVCFSVMLSLGILSNILGFSGAFDPFFTVSNIVFLIVVLSSFMAYLFGKIPMVRAIVCIAIATQCFIGADILYSAFMPTLKDNRMVILINMLILSGNMFFSLAAYQARLTRWLVGIAFGVYILSVIVTGDESLMDYFFMMMLILLFISVLSLAVARNGEYLVNANRTLQRDEEELLQVLKINKKQIKAYVALAKERHDVKLTAHLLDLLGEASQKNVIDNVMQYLQTRELSKQNIERVFPELSASEQEICYLILQNRKLSEICTLLNKSESNITTQRANIRKKLGMGSADNLKKVLEKRIAESQ
- a CDS encoding TolC family protein; translated protein: MKKIIILCFALGAFHTLGAQETLTLSQCLQMAVDNNLSLQSSRNEIAKGKYAISENQAKLYPQINAVAQLNDNFTPPVSVTDGSAYGKPYNVTKTLQYNTSAGVQLQMPLYNQMILTAIDITKIADKLNQLSYEKAREDLIVQTAKMYYMAQNTSEQIRLTDDNIKRLVELRNITQAFYDNQMSLEVDLKRVNLNIENLTVQRDNAIAMLEQQYTMLKYVIDYPAEKEMKVTAVDPGKIEMVKADGLDTGLYELQLLEQKKLLTQKQTKLAKDGYLPSLSLTGNLMYSAFTDRIDHWIHSGESNHWYGSNGLGIQLRVPVFDGFEKRSKIRKAKIEEENARIGYEDALKGLQANYMNAVSEVNNSQRNYKKQFDNYTMAQDVYNVTADQYKEGVASMTAVLQDEMRMSEAMNNYLTAYYRYKVANLSLLKLTGQLNQISVAK
- a CDS encoding HlyD family secretion protein → MEQNENKNVETAEATQVSHEETRKKLKKQRVRQIVASLIGVAILAFGLWKIVCLFLDYNSNETSNDAQIEQYISPVNLRASGYIAKVCFREHQEVHKGDTLLVLDDREYRIRLMEAEAALKDAKAGANVINATEQTTETSASIYQASIDEINVRLAKLAKDCERYRNLVEKKAATPIQLEQLEVEYAATRKKLEGVKKQQAAAYKGVNEVTTRKQNVAASIERAEAAVEMAKLNLSYCVVVAPCDGKLGRRSIEEGQMVNAGTTITYIIPTNNKWVIANYKETQIENLYVGQKVRMTVDAISNKEFEGTVTAISGATGSKYSLVPTDNSAGNFVKIQQRVPVRIDFNNLSKEDNEHLAAGMMVVVKAERK